The following are encoded in a window of bacterium genomic DNA:
- a CDS encoding SDR family oxidoreductase, with translation MPKILVTGGAGFIGSNLADRLIEEGYEVVVIDNLSTGFRKNINKKAKFYKVDIRNKKKIDEMFAKEKPDFVSHHAAQMDVRKSLENPLYDADVNISGSLNILENCRKYNVKKIIYISTGGAVYGEPEYLPADEKHPINPISHYGVSKHTVEHYLFLYNYIYGLNFTVLRYPNVYGPRQNPHGEAGVNAIFIEKMLKGEVPVIYGDGEQLRDYIYVGDIIEANVLALSRGDKGFYNIGAGRGISVNQIYALLQKIINFAEKAVYAKARLGEINRIFIDSKLAGRELGWYPRVSFEEGLKKTVDWFKKKKIDKFPN, from the coding sequence ATGCCAAAAATCCTTGTCACCGGCGGGGCCGGATTCATAGGCTCAAACTTAGCAGATCGTTTAATTGAAGAGGGATATGAAGTAGTTGTAATTGATAATCTCTCCACAGGCTTCCGTAAAAACATCAATAAAAAAGCAAAATTTTATAAAGTTGATATCCGGAATAAGAAAAAAATTGATGAAATGTTTGCGAAAGAAAAACCGGATTTTGTCAGTCATCATGCCGCACAGATGGATGTGCGAAAATCACTTGAAAATCCTCTATATGACGCGGATGTTAATATTTCAGGGTCCCTGAATATCCTTGAAAATTGCCGGAAATATAATGTTAAAAAAATAATCTATATTTCTACCGGAGGAGCGGTGTACGGTGAACCTGAATATCTTCCGGCGGATGAAAAACATCCTATTAATCCTATCAGCCATTATGGTGTTTCAAAGCATACCGTAGAACATTATCTTTTTTTATATAATTATATTTATGGTTTAAATTTTACTGTGCTGCGGTATCCAAATGTGTATGGTCCGAGGCAGAACCCCCATGGTGAAGCCGGGGTTAACGCGATTTTTATAGAAAAAATGCTGAAAGGAGAAGTCCCTGTCATCTACGGGGACGGCGAACAACTGAGAGACTATATTTATGTCGGGGATATTATTGAGGCCAATGTTTTAGCCTTGTCAAGAGGAGATAAAGGTTTTTATAATATTGGTGCGGGAAGAGGGATTTCTGTAAACCAGATTTACGCTTTGCTTCAGAAAATAATTAATTTTGCCGAAAAAGCTGTATATGCGAAGGCGAGGCTTGGTGAAATAAACAGGATATTTATAGACAGCAAACTCGCGGGCAGGGAACTTGGCTGGTATCCTAGAGTTTCTTTTGAAGAAGGCCTTAAGAAAACAGTAGACTGGTTCAAAAAGAAAAAAATTGACAAATTTCCCAATTAG
- the thiC gene encoding phosphomethylpyrimidine synthase ThiC, translated as MTLREKANNKIITQEIIKLSRIEKISPEEIRKKIAEGKIAVPRNKKRKIKICGIGEGLRTKVNANIGTSPLAFSLKNEIKKLEIAIDAGTDTIMDLSCGGNVDKIRKKLLSLCPIPFGTVPIYQAAQETTKKGKNITDIPVELFFDVIEKQAEDGVDFMTIHCGVTRYVLEKLKQKKRITGIVSRGGAIIASWMKQNRKENPFFENFERLLKIAKKYDLTLSLGDGLRPGCIADASDPGQIEELKTLGKLCQKAWNDGVQIIIEGPGHVPIHQIKRNVELEKKYTKGAPFYCLGPLVTDVAPGYDHITSSIGAALAASYGVDFICYVTPAEHLKLPSVNDVKEGVIASRIAGHAADIAKGIPLASVWDKKMAIARKNLSWKKQMQMAIDPKKAEFIHSLSNVANGKECSMCGEFCAMKVKI; from the coding sequence ATGACTTTAAGAGAAAAAGCTAACAATAAAATCATTACACAGGAAATAATCAAACTTTCGAGAATCGAAAAAATCAGTCCTGAAGAAATACGTAAAAAAATTGCTGAAGGAAAAATCGCCGTCCCGCGTAACAAAAAGCGGAAAATAAAAATCTGCGGCATCGGGGAAGGACTGCGCACAAAGGTCAATGCCAACATCGGCACATCTCCACTTGCTTTCAGCCTTAAAAATGAAATTAAAAAACTGGAAATTGCAATTGATGCAGGCACAGATACAATTATGGACCTTAGCTGCGGCGGGAATGTGGATAAAATAAGAAAAAAATTGCTCTCTCTCTGTCCCATCCCGTTTGGAACAGTGCCAATTTACCAGGCCGCCCAGGAAACAACTAAAAAAGGAAAAAATATCACAGATATCCCTGTGGAATTATTTTTCGATGTTATAGAAAAACAAGCTGAAGACGGTGTCGATTTTATGACGATACATTGCGGTGTAACACGGTACGTCCTTGAAAAACTTAAGCAAAAAAAACGAATCACAGGAATCGTCAGCCGCGGGGGGGCCATTATCGCATCATGGATGAAACAAAATAGAAAAGAAAACCCTTTTTTTGAAAATTTTGAACGTTTATTAAAAATCGCCAAAAAATATGATTTAACATTGAGCCTGGGCGACGGTTTAAGACCCGGCTGCATCGCTGACGCCTCCGATCCCGGTCAAATTGAGGAATTAAAAACGTTAGGTAAACTCTGCCAAAAAGCATGGAATGACGGTGTACAAATCATAATTGAAGGACCCGGCCATGTTCCCATCCATCAGATCAAAAGAAATGTCGAATTAGAAAAGAAATATACAAAAGGAGCGCCTTTTTACTGCCTTGGGCCTTTAGTTACGGATGTCGCACCCGGTTATGACCATATTACTTCAAGCATCGGAGCCGCACTTGCCGCAAGCTATGGTGTAGATTTTATTTGCTATGTTACCCCTGCTGAACATTTAAAATTGCCGTCAGTAAATGATGTAAAGGAAGGGGTAATTGCAAGCCGTATTGCCGGCCATGCCGCAGACATTGCGAAAGGAATTCCTCTGGCATCAGTCTGGGATAAAAAAATGGCAATTGCCCGAAAGAATCTTTCATGGAAAAAACAAATGCAGATGGCTATCGACCCGAAAAAGGCAGAATTTATTCATTCATTATCAAATGTAGCAAACGGGAAAGAATGTTCGATGTGCGGAGAATTTTGTGCAATGAAGGTTAAAATATAA
- a CDS encoding adenylosuccinate synthase — translation MNTVVIGTQWGDEGKGKIVDLLTEEADCVVRYQGGHNAGHTVVIKGEKYILHLIPSGIMHPGRICLIGSGAVIDPKALFNEIDMLTRRGINLKGRIFVSESAHVIMPYHQAIDVLTETAKKGKKIGTTGLGIGPAYTDKYARIGIRIGDLFDESVFIERLDFNLRMKNFLLRKMYRHPGFNKKKILKEYLEYAKRIKEIACDISLLLNNFINEGKNILFEGAQGTMLDIDWGTYPYVTSSNATIGGLFTGLGIDPRRIDRIMGVSKAYTTRVGEGPMLTEFPLGMQEKMRDEGKEFGATTGRPRRCGWFDAVVVRYAVRINGINEICLTKLDILDKLKTIKVCTGYRYKNKILKEFPGQMGVLSLCKPVYEELPGWEESLSGRKYYNELPDNTKKYIKKIEELVGVKVSLISVGEGREQSIDKD, via the coding sequence GTGAATACAGTAGTAATCGGTACCCAGTGGGGTGATGAAGGAAAAGGCAAGATAGTTGATTTGCTTACGGAAGAGGCAGATTGTGTGGTTCGTTACCAGGGCGGCCATAACGCGGGGCATACTGTGGTTATAAAAGGAGAGAAATATATCCTGCATCTTATACCATCGGGGATTATGCATCCTGGCAGAATTTGCCTTATTGGAAGCGGGGCTGTAATTGATCCGAAGGCCTTATTTAATGAAATTGATATGCTTACAAGAAGGGGTATTAATCTTAAGGGCAGGATTTTTGTAAGCGAATCAGCCCATGTGATTATGCCTTATCACCAGGCAATAGATGTTTTAACTGAAACAGCAAAAAAGGGTAAAAAAATCGGGACAACAGGATTGGGTATCGGCCCGGCTTATACTGATAAATACGCGCGTATTGGTATCCGTATAGGTGATTTGTTCGATGAGAGTGTGTTTATAGAGCGGTTGGATTTTAATCTCCGGATGAAAAATTTCTTATTGAGAAAAATGTATCGTCATCCCGGGTTCAACAAGAAAAAAATTTTAAAAGAATATCTTGAATACGCAAAACGAATTAAAGAAATAGCCTGTGACATTTCTTTATTATTGAACAATTTCATAAATGAGGGTAAAAATATTCTGTTTGAAGGCGCCCAGGGAACCATGCTTGATATTGACTGGGGGACATATCCTTATGTGACTTCCTCTAATGCGACTATCGGCGGCTTATTTACAGGATTGGGGATTGATCCTCGGAGAATCGACAGGATAATGGGTGTGTCCAAGGCTTATACGACCAGGGTAGGTGAGGGGCCGATGCTTACAGAATTTCCGTTAGGGATGCAGGAAAAAATGCGTGATGAAGGCAAGGAATTTGGAGCAACTACCGGAAGGCCCAGGCGCTGCGGCTGGTTTGACGCAGTAGTTGTCCGCTATGCAGTGAGGATCAATGGTATAAACGAAATTTGTCTTACAAAACTGGATATCTTGGATAAATTAAAAACAATAAAGGTCTGTACAGGTTACCGTTATAAAAATAAAATTCTAAAGGAATTTCCAGGCCAGATGGGTGTTCTTTCCCTGTGTAAACCTGTTTATGAAGAACTGCCCGGATGGGAAGAGAGTTTATCAGGGAGAAAGTATTACAATGAACTGCCGGACAATACCAAAAAATACATAAAAAAAATTGAGGAATTGGTCGGAGTAAAAGTTTCACTTATTTCTGTAGGCGAAGGCCGCGAACAAAGTATTGACAAAGATTAA